The sequence GGCGTAAGACAGATCTGACGGTTGCTGTTGCTGTAAACTCCTTAGCACAGTGTAGTCCACTCCATGCTCTCTATTCCGCCCAGAGCTTCTAGAAGAGGGGAGGGACGTATGGGTGCTACGTCATGTATGTGCGCCAGTGTTCTGATGGTGTGGTAAGGGTGAAACAGGTGAGGCCAGGATAAAATAAAGTTATGCCATACCGTCTGGGCTTTGCATGTTTTTCAGGGATTTTTACAGCGCTCCCCTTTGACTATTAATCCTCCTGATGTGTCAGTACGCACTGGCTTCCCCTAAACTCCAGAATCaaattcaaactcctcctgttcacctttaagtccctccataacctggcttcTCCTTTTCTTTCCAGCCACGAAAGAAAAGCCAAGACCTCCAGCCATGTCGCgtcaagacctccagccacgccgcACCAAGATCACCGGCCATGCCAAGACCTCCCTCTCGCCACAAACCACACCGGTAAATAAACCATTACTTACCTATCCACTTACCTGTGTGTTCCTTccaggttccagcatctggaTCCGTTTCGCATCAGAAACATGACACCTCcttttgtaatagtaaaactgtccaacacaaaaggccctcagctctcatctgttagCTCAGTTATTGGAcagaacaggtaaaaaaaatacacaggaATGGAGTTATGAGTTCACTTCCTCCCATTCCAGATAATTAAACCCTTTTTGACTAACTTATCACTAAATAGTCTCATTCTGTCATGTTCTGTATGCTTTAGAGTTAAtgtgtctattttttgtttagatTGCTTTGAATAAAGCTTTTCCAAGTCCAAACCCAACACTTTCCTTTCCTGGGTTTCAGCAGTTAAGTTTCGATTCTGGAAAATAGAGACAAAGGTTTTTCCCAAGGGAAAGTGACGTCACTACTCAGCGAGCTTCGCATGACGAAGCACTCTCAGCTCCCAAAGCGCACAGACGGATGCGCGCATAAAAGGATGCTGAAACTGAGGAGCTGGAGTGCCACTGAGAAGACGAGTTGTGAGGAAAAAGACTACGAAAGACAGGCAGATCGTCATGAGGTaaacgattttttttaaattttattttaaatttagtttttgtttttcatttatttattttatcttaagGCTGATGTCATTTGGACGTATTTACTTGCGAACAGCACAAACGATGGAAATTAATGTTGGCCAAACATGCTGCCAAGATGCGCATTGCTGCATTGCACGCACATATTTAAAGTGCTTCCAAGCTCCAAGGcttaatgttgttgttggcagcacatatttaaagttaacttaaagttaaagtctgaTTAGTTGTCACGCGCCTTGGTGTGTAAAAGGTGTTGATCCATCCCCTGGAGGAGCGgggagcagcagaaacagccgCACTTAGGAACCAGTTGGTCAGTGGCTTTAAATGACAACCTCCCAAAGTCTTCCTGTAGGAAAATCGACATTTTGCTAACATAATTACTGGCCATTCTCTTAAGGTTACCAAATGTATCTTAAAAACATGTATCATGAGGttttcctctgatggattcaatCCTGATCCAACAGTATTTGTCCTGGTCACTCCCAGAGAAagcctcaacatcttcatctctgctacctccagctctgcttcctgtctctttctcagtGTCTCTAAGCCAACAACATGACTGCTGTCACCATAGCAGCAGGTTGGAATGTTGTGGAGGAAGATTCCAGATTTGGAATGTGCAGTGGCAAACACAGAACATTCTATatgactttggaagggtggcaaaacaTGGAAGACCATTctaaatgaaaggatcaaatatACATATTTGAAAAAGTTCCATTGTTGTAAATTATATTTGTTGTTATATTGTTATTATATATCGTTATTATATTGTTATATTGCCCCATGTAGCCCCGCCCCTGGGTATGTGACAAAGGAGTTTCAAAGGGAATGCAATGACAGGTGTGGAAGATTGTGATAACGCATCggtcaaaatacaaaaagtcTCCAAAGTAATCGTTTCTGTTTCTGTGACGTGTCTGAACATTTCTCTTTGTCTTATTGGTGTCTGTTCTTGTCCAGCAGTTCTTCTCGGACTCTGTCCAAACTGGAGGCCCTGGAGTGTCACTTCACCTGGGTCAAGGAAACCACCAGATCACAGCTGTTGCACATCAGGGTCCAGCTTGAGGACATTGGCACAGATGAGGGAAATTTTTGGTTGGGTTCCATTTACAACTTGTGGGGGTTTGTCCTCTACGAGCTAGGCTCTAGTAAAGAAGCCCATCAGTACTTCAGAAAGGCCACAGAAACCTTACAGCGGCTGAGGAAGGAAGATGAGGGTCCCTGGCTGATGGTGAACTATGGAAATCTAGCCTGGCTGCACCATCATCTTGGAGAAGAGGCAAAGAGTCAAGATTACTTGTCAAAGGTTGAAGCTCTCAAAAGTAAATTCCCATCTCCATCCCAGGATGAGCTCCACCCAGAGATCTACGCTGAGAAAGCTTGGACTCTGATgaaatttggtaaaaaaaacaagctgctaGCTGCAGATTACTTTCAGAGATCCTTCAAGATGCAGCCAGACATGGTGCAGTGGCAGTCCAGCCGTGTGATTGCACTGGCCAGTGCTGCTAAGCACTGTGACACAGGCCTGAGTGATGACCTAATGCAGGAAATTAGAACAGCCCGAGAGCAGGATCCAGAGAATCTGTACGTGGCTGCTGTGGAGCTTAAGGAAAGAGGCAAAAAAGGAGAATCAGTGAAAAATGAGGCGGAGACGCTGGGTCAAAAGATCCTTCTGCAGCCTGTCAGCAGCTACAGTGGCCTGAAACCCCTCCTGATGCTGCACAGGGAGCTGGGCTCGCTGGATGAGGCCATCGTTCTGACTGAGGAGGCCTTGGAGCGGCATCCTGATGAGCGCTACCTGAAGAGATGTGCCTCTCTCTGCTGCAAATGGAAAGTCCTCATGTTTACTACTGATCGAGCAGACCAACGTACGATTGAGAGAGCCATAAAGCTGCATGAGGAGGTCATTGATCTCTACCCAGACACATCATTTGTGAAGAGGGTTGATCTGGCATATGTTCAGGCAAAGTCGAGTCATGGCCGCGAGATAGCATACCAGATGTTCCAAGACCTGCTCGCAAGGAGAGACCTGGATTCTG comes from Oryzias latipes chromosome 4, ASM223467v1 and encodes:
- the LOC101172401 gene encoding interferon-induced protein with tetratricopeptide repeats 1B-like isoform X1 → MSSSSRTLSKLEALECHFTWVKETTRSQLLHIRVQLEDIGTDEGNFWLGSIYNLWGFVLYELGSSKEAHQYFRKATETLQRLRKEDEGPWLMVNYGNLAWLHHHLGEEAKSQDYLSKVEALKSKFPSPSQDELHPEIYAEKAWTLMKFGKKNKLLAADYFQRSFKMQPDMVQWQSSRVIALASAAKHCDTGLSDDLMQEIRTAREQDPENLYVAAVELKERGKKGESVKNEAETLGQKILLQPVSSYSGLKPLLMLHRELGSLDEAIVLTEEALERHPDERYLKRCASLCCKWKVLMFTTDRADQRTIERAIKLHEEVIDLYPDTSFVKRVDLAYVQAKSSHGREIAYQMFQDLLARRDLDSEDKQLLYYNYARYLYFHRQDSNESIRYHMKSAEIQERSLYGKLSIKVLQKICDRGRIRMCPEIRKFLENLPEDDSE
- the LOC101172401 gene encoding interferon-induced protein with tetratricopeptide repeats 1B-like isoform X2; translated protein: MSSSRTLSKLEALECHFTWVKETTRSQLLHIRVQLEDIGTDEGNFWLGSIYNLWGFVLYELGSSKEAHQYFRKATETLQRLRKEDEGPWLMVNYGNLAWLHHHLGEEAKSQDYLSKVEALKSKFPSPSQDELHPEIYAEKAWTLMKFGKKNKLLAADYFQRSFKMQPDMVQWQSSRVIALASAAKHCDTGLSDDLMQEIRTAREQDPENLYVAAVELKERGKKGESVKNEAETLGQKILLQPVSSYSGLKPLLMLHRELGSLDEAIVLTEEALERHPDERYLKRCASLCCKWKVLMFTTDRADQRTIERAIKLHEEVIDLYPDTSFVKRVDLAYVQAKSSHGREIAYQMFQDLLARRDLDSEDKQLLYYNYARYLYFHRQDSNESIRYHMKSAEIQERSLYGKLSIKVLQKICDRGRIRMCPEIRKFLENLPEDDSE